The proteins below come from a single Chitinophaga pinensis DSM 2588 genomic window:
- a CDS encoding pyruvate dehydrogenase complex dihydrolipoamide acetyltransferase, translating to MAEVIRMPLLSDTMTEGVIAEWHKKVGDTVKADDVIAEVETDKATMEVMGYVEGTLLYIGVEKGKAAKVNEIIAIVGKPGEDYKSLLGGGNNNGQAAPEAKPAAQEASAPAPAASTADSAAVAEALKNATVIRMPLLSDTMTEGKIVAWNKKVGDTVKSDDVLAEVETDKATMEVIGYADGELLYVGVKEGDAAKVNGIIAIVGKKGTNVDVILAAEGTGGAKPAAQAAPAATPAASAAPAATPEVSENKDGGRVKASPLAKKLAEEKGIDINKVTGSGDGGRIVKKDVDSFVPSAAPAAAAKPGAAPAAKAAAFAPAGQEGHTDIQLSQMRKVIAKRLSESKFSAPHFYLKVDINMDKAIEARKAINEVSPVKISFNDMVIKASALALRQHPDVNSSWMGDFIRQNHHVHIGSAVAIEDGLIVPVIRFADQKSLSQIAADAKELYDKAKNKKLQPQDFSGNTFTISNLGMMGIDEFTAIINPPDSAILAVGGIKETVVSEKGQFKAVNIMKLTLSCDHRSVDGAVGARFLATLKSYLENPVTMLV from the coding sequence ATGGCAGAAGTTATCAGAATGCCCCTTTTGAGTGACACTATGACTGAAGGGGTGATCGCGGAATGGCATAAAAAGGTAGGTGATACCGTAAAAGCAGACGACGTAATTGCTGAGGTGGAAACAGATAAAGCCACCATGGAAGTAATGGGTTATGTGGAAGGTACTCTATTATATATTGGTGTCGAGAAAGGTAAGGCTGCTAAAGTAAATGAGATTATAGCTATTGTAGGGAAACCAGGTGAAGACTACAAGTCTTTGCTGGGTGGAGGAAATAATAATGGCCAGGCCGCACCTGAGGCTAAGCCAGCAGCTCAGGAAGCTTCCGCTCCGGCTCCTGCCGCAAGCACCGCAGACAGCGCAGCTGTTGCTGAAGCACTGAAAAACGCCACTGTTATCCGTATGCCGCTGTTAAGCGATACCATGACAGAAGGTAAAATCGTAGCCTGGAACAAGAAAGTGGGCGACACCGTAAAAAGCGATGACGTATTAGCAGAAGTGGAAACTGATAAAGCGACCATGGAAGTAATCGGTTATGCGGATGGTGAACTCCTTTATGTAGGCGTAAAAGAAGGTGATGCTGCTAAAGTAAACGGCATCATTGCAATAGTAGGTAAAAAAGGTACCAATGTTGACGTTATCCTGGCTGCAGAAGGCACAGGTGGCGCTAAACCGGCCGCTCAGGCAGCACCAGCAGCTACTCCGGCTGCATCTGCAGCTCCTGCAGCTACTCCTGAAGTTTCTGAAAATAAAGATGGTGGTCGTGTAAAAGCATCTCCGCTGGCTAAGAAACTGGCTGAAGAAAAAGGTATCGATATCAATAAAGTAACTGGTTCCGGCGACGGTGGCAGGATCGTGAAGAAAGACGTAGATAGCTTTGTTCCATCTGCTGCTCCGGCTGCAGCCGCGAAACCAGGTGCTGCTCCTGCTGCGAAAGCTGCGGCATTTGCACCAGCAGGTCAGGAAGGTCATACAGACATCCAGCTGAGCCAGATGCGTAAAGTGATCGCTAAGCGTCTGAGCGAAAGCAAATTCTCCGCTCCTCACTTCTACCTGAAAGTAGATATTAACATGGATAAAGCGATTGAAGCGCGTAAAGCTATCAACGAAGTATCTCCTGTTAAGATCTCCTTCAACGATATGGTGATCAAGGCTTCTGCCCTGGCATTGCGTCAGCATCCTGATGTAAACAGCAGCTGGATGGGTGATTTCATCCGCCAGAACCACCACGTACACATCGGTTCTGCTGTGGCTATCGAAGATGGTCTGATCGTTCCTGTAATTCGTTTTGCTGATCAGAAATCGCTGAGCCAGATCGCGGCTGATGCGAAAGAGCTGTACGACAAAGCGAAAAACAAAAAACTGCAACCACAGGATTTCTCTGGTAATACCTTCACTATCTCCAATCTGGGTATGATGGGTATCGACGAGTTCACTGCTATCATCAACCCTCCGGATTCCGCAATCCTGGCTGTAGGTGGTATCAAAGAAACCGTTGTTTCTGAGAAAGGACAGTTCAAAGCTGTAAACATCATGAAACTAACCCTGAGCTGTGACCACCGTAGTGTGGACGGAGCAGTAGGCGCACGTTTCCTGGCTACGCTGAAGAGCTACCTGGAAAATCCGGTTACAATGCTGGTATAG
- a CDS encoding VOC family protein, whose translation MEIPKNAVSWFEIPVHDFDRARKFYSYIFNYEMPEEQLGFKRKAFFQFDRQQNGVGGAIVQGSEYFPSQRGTLVYLHAGDDLSDVLDRVEAAGGKIELDKRPVSEIQDMGYFAIIFDPDGNRVALYSSY comes from the coding sequence ATGGAGATTCCTAAGAATGCGGTAAGCTGGTTCGAAATCCCTGTACACGATTTTGACAGGGCCCGGAAGTTCTACAGCTACATATTCAACTATGAAATGCCTGAGGAACAACTTGGCTTTAAAAGAAAGGCTTTTTTTCAATTTGACAGACAACAGAACGGCGTAGGAGGAGCCATCGTACAAGGTTCCGAATACTTTCCCAGTCAGCGGGGCACACTTGTATATCTACATGCGGGCGATGACCTGAGCGATGTACTCGACCGTGTAGAAGCAGCAGGTGGTAAAATAGAGCTGGATAAGCGCCCGGTATCCGAAATACAGGATATGGGATATTTTGCCATCATATTTGACCCGGATGGTAACAGGGTCGCCCTATATTCCAGCTATTAA
- a CDS encoding GbsR/MarR family transcriptional regulator — translation MKLAEAKAQFIQSWGSLGAQWGINRTMAQIHALLMIMPDPLSADEIMAELNISRGNTNMNVRELINWGLVDRVLIPGERKEYFSAEKDIWKVATEIARERKRRELEPIIKTLNQLQEVEGDAKDKHVKAFKDSIQNLNKFAHQTDRAINSFVKAEESWFYGTLMKLFK, via the coding sequence ATGAAATTGGCTGAAGCAAAAGCACAGTTTATACAAAGCTGGGGATCACTGGGCGCGCAGTGGGGCATTAACCGCACTATGGCACAGATCCATGCCTTGCTCATGATCATGCCTGATCCGCTGAGTGCTGATGAGATCATGGCAGAACTGAACATTTCCAGGGGTAATACCAATATGAATGTGCGGGAACTGATCAACTGGGGCCTGGTGGATCGTGTATTGATTCCAGGTGAACGTAAAGAGTATTTTAGTGCAGAGAAAGACATCTGGAAGGTGGCAACGGAGATCGCCCGTGAAAGAAAACGCCGTGAGCTGGAACCGATCATCAAAACACTGAATCAGTTACAGGAAGTGGAAGGAGATGCGAAAGATAAACATGTAAAGGCTTTCAAGGATTCAATCCAAAACCTCAACAAGTTTGCGCACCAGACTGACAGGGCGATCAACTCCTTTGTAAAGGCAGAAGAAAGCTGGTTCTACGGTACATTGATGAAACTTTTTAAGTAA
- a CDS encoding TIGR01777 family oxidoreductase, with the protein MKNKKIVIAAGTGFIGTGLIDYFGNDNDIVILTRHPKHDTQRLTYVQWDGKTLDTWSGYLEHADLLINLAGKSVNCRYTEENKKEIFDSRINATEVLGAAISTLQHPPALWINAGSATIYRHAEDRPMDEFTGEIADDFSVQVCKRWEAAFNETKTPHTRKAILRIAITIGQQGGVMVPFMNLMKFGLGGYQGSGHQKFSWVHIDDICGMMEWLYEHPELDGTFNCSAPHPVTNREFMRALRKAAGHFFGLPTYAWMLKIGAKVIGTEAELLLKSRWVLPTRALQAGFVFRYPELQPAMKQIIGKLPRRRYHLV; encoded by the coding sequence ATGAAAAATAAAAAAATCGTCATTGCAGCAGGGACTGGCTTTATCGGGACTGGTCTGATTGATTACTTTGGCAATGATAACGACATTGTGATATTGACCCGTCACCCGAAACACGACACGCAGCGGCTTACTTATGTACAGTGGGATGGTAAAACACTGGATACCTGGTCCGGTTACCTGGAGCACGCGGATCTGCTGATTAATCTGGCAGGGAAAAGTGTTAACTGCCGTTATACGGAAGAGAACAAGAAAGAAATATTTGATAGCAGGATCAATGCCACTGAGGTACTGGGAGCGGCTATCAGCACTTTACAGCACCCGCCTGCCTTGTGGATCAATGCGGGATCTGCCACAATTTACCGGCACGCAGAAGACAGACCCATGGATGAATTCACCGGTGAGATAGCAGATGATTTTTCTGTACAGGTCTGTAAACGTTGGGAGGCGGCTTTTAATGAAACAAAAACACCGCATACCCGGAAGGCCATACTGCGTATAGCCATCACGATCGGTCAACAGGGAGGCGTCATGGTACCTTTTATGAACCTCATGAAATTCGGACTGGGTGGCTATCAGGGTTCCGGTCACCAGAAATTCAGCTGGGTGCATATCGATGATATCTGCGGCATGATGGAATGGCTGTATGAGCATCCGGAGCTGGATGGGACATTCAACTGTAGTGCCCCCCATCCTGTTACCAACAGGGAGTTTATGCGCGCATTGCGGAAGGCAGCCGGTCATTTTTTCGGTTTGCCGACCTATGCCTGGATGCTGAAAATAGGCGCCAAAGTCATTGGTACAGAAGCGGAATTACTGTTAAAAAGCCGCTGGGTATTGCCTACACGGGCATTACAGGCAGGTTTTGTGTTCAGGTATCCTGAACTTCAGCCTGCCATGAAACAGATTATCGGGAAACTGCCAAGGCGGCGGTATCACCTGGTATAA